One Chlorobaculum limnaeum genomic window carries:
- a CDS encoding TetR/AcrR family transcriptional regulator — translation MARPTKKQQQANLPEIIKEAAWRQIGESGASSLSLRGIARELGITAPAIYNYFPDRDALVTALVIDAFSSFGDRQLAARDAFAGPGRELERLRATGLAYRAWALDHPHRYLLIFGNPVPGYQPPMQELLPVMMRSLSALTGIIGELYALGWIDPQGIPLPQLEPDDRFCGLLENANTDTLNVLAVAMLIWSRVHGLVSLEITGQLPPFANDGAALYEFELEAIARQFVSPTQHAPNTSQ, via the coding sequence ATGGCGAGACCGACCAAAAAACAGCAGCAGGCGAACCTGCCGGAAATCATCAAAGAGGCGGCGTGGCGGCAGATTGGCGAATCGGGCGCTTCGTCGCTGTCGCTTCGCGGCATCGCGCGGGAGCTTGGCATCACCGCGCCGGCCATCTACAACTATTTCCCCGATCGCGACGCTCTCGTGACGGCGCTCGTCATCGACGCCTTCAGCTCCTTCGGCGACCGGCAGCTCGCCGCGCGGGACGCCTTTGCCGGGCCGGGCAGGGAGCTCGAACGACTCCGCGCCACCGGCCTCGCATACCGCGCCTGGGCGCTCGACCATCCGCACCGCTACCTGCTCATCTTCGGCAATCCGGTGCCGGGTTACCAGCCGCCCATGCAGGAGCTGCTGCCAGTCATGATGCGCTCGCTCAGCGCGCTCACCGGCATTATCGGCGAGCTGTACGCTCTCGGCTGGATCGACCCCCAGGGCATTCCGCTGCCGCAGCTCGAACCCGACGACCGCTTTTGCGGCCTCCTCGAAAACGCGAACACCGACACGCTCAACGTCCTCGCTGTCGCCATGCTCATCTGGAGCCGCGTTCACGGACTGGTCTCGCTGGAAATCACCGGCCAGCTTCCGCCCTTCGCAAACGACGGCGCGGCGCTCTACGAATTCGAACTCGAAGCCATCGCCCGGCAGTTCGTCAGTCCGACGCAACACGCACCAAATACCTCTCAATAA
- a CDS encoding NAD(P)H-dependent oxidoreductase, whose amino-acid sequence MKATIFDGSPAGDPTGERIAGLLTPLLSAKGYEVKHIVVLRDKTLGHCRGCFQCWLKTPGICVIDDDNRELSAKFIQSDLVIMLTPVTFGAYSPELKGMLDHLIANVSPFFTTVNGESHHRKRYSRYTDLMAIGWNDTPDETQKAMFRHLAWRNAINFHSERSNWGVVRSEASDAALKAQLEALTRNLDRTTAKSGEALPRIAVTGGVASELRNALQLVGSPRMATSSSAALGGYLLQQLEAQGVATETICIHKAMRDAEKRQAMLEAIDRADLCILAFPLYIDSLPAPVLSLMRTIRERRAGLPPKGAFAAIANCGFIESRQNAHALATCAIFAEAAGLRWLGGIAIGGGEGLVHGQEFLKPGRMTIPYKHALDQVAEALAVGKPVPEEARQQLAKPFIPAWLHRFAGSMRWKKEARRNGVERELGAQPYRIQEMRAG is encoded by the coding sequence ATGAAAGCGACCATCTTCGACGGCTCACCGGCGGGCGACCCAACGGGCGAGCGGATTGCCGGACTCCTGACGCCACTGCTCTCGGCGAAGGGCTACGAAGTGAAGCACATCGTCGTCCTGCGCGACAAAACGCTCGGCCACTGCCGGGGCTGCTTCCAGTGCTGGCTGAAAACGCCCGGCATCTGCGTCATCGACGACGACAACCGCGAGCTCTCCGCGAAATTCATCCAGAGCGACCTGGTGATCATGCTGACCCCCGTCACCTTCGGCGCCTACTCGCCGGAACTCAAGGGAATGCTCGACCATCTCATCGCCAACGTCTCGCCATTTTTCACGACGGTCAACGGCGAATCGCACCATCGCAAGCGCTACAGCCGCTACACCGACCTGATGGCGATCGGCTGGAATGACACTCCCGACGAAACGCAGAAAGCCATGTTCCGTCATCTCGCCTGGCGCAACGCGATCAACTTCCACTCTGAGCGCAGCAACTGGGGCGTCGTGCGGAGCGAAGCCAGCGATGCCGCGCTGAAGGCGCAGCTCGAAGCGCTGACGCGAAATCTCGACCGCACGACAGCCAAAAGCGGCGAAGCGCTCCCCCGCATCGCCGTGACCGGAGGAGTTGCGAGCGAGCTGCGCAACGCGCTGCAACTCGTCGGCAGTCCGCGCATGGCGACCAGCTCGTCGGCGGCGCTGGGCGGCTATCTGCTCCAGCAGCTCGAAGCACAGGGCGTCGCGACCGAAACCATCTGCATCCATAAAGCGATGCGCGACGCGGAAAAGCGTCAGGCGATGCTCGAGGCCATCGACCGCGCCGACCTCTGCATTCTCGCCTTTCCGCTCTACATCGACAGCCTTCCCGCGCCGGTGCTCTCGCTGATGCGGACGATTCGCGAACGCCGCGCCGGATTGCCGCCGAAGGGCGCATTCGCCGCGATTGCAAATTGCGGCTTCATCGAATCGCGCCAGAACGCCCATGCGCTCGCAACCTGCGCCATCTTCGCCGAAGCCGCCGGACTGCGCTGGCTTGGCGGCATTGCCATAGGCGGCGGCGAAGGGCTGGTGCACGGGCAGGAGTTCCTGAAACCGGGACGCATGACCATACCCTACAAACATGCGCTCGACCAGGTCGCCGAAGCGCTCGCCGTCGGCAAGCCAGTGCCCGAGGAGGCCCGCCAGCAGCTCGCCAAGCCTTTCATCCCCGCCTGGCTGCACCGCTTCGCCGGTTCGATGCGCTGGAAAAAAGAGGCGCGGAGAAACGGAGTTGAGCGAGAACTTGGGGCGCAGCCGTACCGGATTCAGGAAATGAGGGCGGGTTAA
- a CDS encoding macro domain-containing protein, which produces MITYRTGNILDAKASVLVNTVNTVGVMGKGIALQMKNAFSENFKIYSDAVKRGEIRTGQVQAVPFSTLSGVRYIVNFPMKIIGAILQKSSGSGRDCVICERKFSTLRSIQVRFLLLDAAMAVWSGWQSRRRSRAFCMIFRLTSKFMSRLLKSRSFLLSRRNLRLSG; this is translated from the coding sequence ATGATCACCTACAGAACCGGTAACATACTTGACGCAAAGGCTTCGGTTCTGGTCAATACGGTTAATACCGTCGGGGTGATGGGCAAGGGAATCGCCTTGCAGATGAAGAACGCTTTTTCCGAGAATTTCAAGATTTATTCGGATGCGGTCAAGCGAGGCGAGATCAGAACCGGCCAGGTGCAGGCAGTACCATTCTCAACTCTGAGCGGTGTTCGTTATATCGTCAATTTTCCGATGAAAATCATTGGCGCTATCCTTCAAAAATCGAGTGGATCAGGGAGGGATTGCGTGATCTGCGAAAGAAAATTCTCGACACTCCGATCGATTCAAGTGCGATTCCTGCTCTTGGATGCGGCAATGGCGGTCTGGAGTGGATGGCAGTCAAGGAGGAGATCGAGAGCGTTTTGCATGATCTTCCGGCTGACATCCAAGTTTATGAGCCGACTGCTGAAATCAAGGAGCTTCTTGCTAAGCAGGAGAAACTTGCGGCTGTCCGGTTGA
- a CDS encoding DarT ssDNA thymidine ADP-ribosyltransferase family protein, which produces MFRITHIDSIPHILRHGLVTHYAVNTNKAFVSIGDS; this is translated from the coding sequence TTGTTTCGGATTACCCATATCGACAGCATCCCGCATATCCTGCGGCATGGGCTGGTGACGCACTATGCCGTGAATACCAATAAGGCGTTTGTCAGCATCGGAGACAGCTGA
- a CDS encoding fibrobacter succinogenes major paralogous domain-containing protein — MIKRRIFDMTGAMKPLLFAALLMAGCNGKAPEAVTDIDGNSYRTVKIGQHVWMAENLRVSRYRNGEPVPEVKAGASWAAQSAGARSSYDNDAENGKTYGMLYNWHAVNDARGLAPEGWHVATDGEWQELAEALGGEQEAGGALKSPGKWGDPASESGNGSGFDALPSGARRDADGGFLMRGQFARFWTSTPASNGKARARALGFYDNALRGGEVGPKNGFAVRCVKD; from the coding sequence ATGATCAAACGACGCATCTTCGATATGACCGGCGCGATGAAGCCGCTTCTCTTTGCCGCCCTGCTCATGGCTGGCTGCAACGGCAAAGCGCCGGAAGCCGTCACCGACATTGACGGCAACAGCTACAGGACGGTCAAAATCGGCCAGCATGTCTGGATGGCTGAAAACCTGAGAGTGAGCCGTTATCGGAATGGCGAGCCCGTGCCGGAGGTGAAGGCGGGGGCTTCGTGGGCCGCGCAGAGCGCAGGCGCGCGCAGCTCGTATGATAACGATGCGGAGAATGGCAAAACCTACGGAATGCTCTACAACTGGCACGCCGTCAACGACGCGAGAGGTCTCGCTCCCGAAGGGTGGCATGTGGCGACCGACGGGGAGTGGCAGGAGCTGGCCGAAGCGCTCGGCGGCGAACAGGAGGCCGGCGGCGCACTGAAGTCGCCCGGCAAATGGGGCGACCCGGCCAGCGAAAGCGGCAATGGCAGCGGCTTCGACGCCCTGCCCTCCGGCGCGCGGCGCGATGCCGACGGCGGATTCCTCATGCGCGGCCAGTTCGCCCGCTTCTGGACCTCCACGCCAGCCAGCAACGGCAAAGCCCGCGCCCGCGCCCTCGGCTTCTACGACAACGCCCTGCGCGGCGGCGAAGTAGGCCCGAAGAACGGCTTCGCGGTACGATGCGTGAAGGATTGA